Proteins encoded together in one Anoxybacillus flavithermus window:
- a CDS encoding pseudouridine synthase, with product MLRIDKLLANMGYGTRKEVKKLLKAGVVKVDGMTIKDAKTHVDPKAQVVTVWGEEVEYKPFIYLMMNKPKGVISATEDAVEETVVDLLEEEDRIFDPFPVGRLDKDTEGLLLLTNDGQLAHQLLSPKKHVPKIYEAIIDGEVTEDDVVAFQRGVVLDDGYETKPAELVVIRSGLRSDVRITITEGKFHQIKRMFQAVGKRVVYLKRIQMGPISLDETLEPGEYRELTDEEIALLKGEGKK from the coding sequence GTGCTGCGAATCGATAAACTGTTGGCAAATATGGGATACGGAACGAGAAAGGAAGTGAAAAAGCTATTAAAAGCAGGCGTCGTTAAAGTCGATGGGATGACGATAAAAGATGCGAAAACGCACGTCGATCCAAAAGCACAAGTTGTTACTGTGTGGGGAGAAGAAGTGGAGTATAAACCGTTCATTTATTTAATGATGAACAAGCCAAAAGGGGTCATTTCAGCAACAGAAGATGCGGTCGAAGAGACAGTTGTTGATTTGCTAGAAGAGGAAGATCGCATATTTGATCCATTTCCTGTCGGACGGCTTGACAAAGATACGGAAGGGTTATTGCTGTTAACGAATGATGGACAACTTGCCCATCAGCTACTGTCGCCGAAAAAACATGTGCCGAAGATATATGAAGCAATTATTGATGGGGAAGTGACTGAAGATGATGTTGTCGCATTTCAACGTGGTGTTGTGCTCGATGATGGATACGAAACAAAGCCGGCAGAGCTTGTGGTCATCCGCTCGGGTTTGCGTTCAGACGTACGAATTACAATTACAGAAGGAAAGTTTCATCAAATTAAACGAATGTTTCAAGCGGTCGGTAAACGTGTTGTTTATTTAAAGCGGATTCAAATGGGACCGATATCGCTTGATGAAACGTTAGAACCGGGAGAGTATCGTGAATTGACAGATGAAGAAATTGCTTTATTAAAAGGAGAAGGCAAAAAATAG